In the genome of Oscarella lobularis chromosome 1, ooOscLobu1.1, whole genome shotgun sequence, one region contains:
- the LOC136199642 gene encoding uncharacterized protein isoform X1, with translation MAKKIGFIIEGRSDLLVVLVLLLWSTASRSSNVSTTTETVPTTIETTSTATTSVLTTPTPPWTMPAQRVPSQPPTNLTVTPIDPCFILWKNCGLSKLRVEWDPPPAEDRNGIIILYEIYYIGAEFDTELHTANVSGNVYSMTLSDLEEYVIYDVRIRAFTHVGPSSFSLVQSVRTYAAPSESPTNISFLNVTSNSSINGLSGLKLTWSLSPRDVNGFFVRIEILYECSHATYDYEVYKTICACNWDSGKKLVTNGTEFVLNLKSYAWYEIHLWTITKTGPTGQTMRSDWEKHVVLTAENRPGSAPQNLSVAKSPGRRELFITWKELPCKEVHGTLQKYVIYYQREDKPLNVSISISPSSNNYTLSNLEFFTEYSVWMQAFTGAGGGPLTDVVQNRTDGPAAVIHTCEALQGNQGKVKAIRLNYTDVSMSDWRGERRGYRVNLFKGNKAGIGQVFSDTKYVGQSVGGSDTLEVDESTIDFDQWYTVTMKAESRADCGQTTVGPSSNPCQFLIPSTSEPRGKGSMSMVIAVALFVAVLVLIVLVIVIICVRKRRRHANLEVIQLQELQNQQYDASGGAHWLMTWPTYDEFQFSKDRPKIEDELGEGHFGKVYSAWATGIVKDEDKTRVAVKTMERGSSQETAEDFRKEMEIMMYFDHPNIVRLLGICTHDEPLYLITELMKHGDLKDYIRKARPNEMHPRPLLSIAQLVDVAAQAASGVAYLASRKFVHRDIAARNCLVGENDNQLSVKISDFCMARDMYQGEYYRRRGGTLPIRWMAPETIAYGKYTVESDVWSLSVLLWEIFALGYKPYFGRDDVIGGILQGSLTLECPPLCPRSVFQLMLRCWERNPSERIQSGDVANALQDMRDLCDDGSEGVYDLALDQRYVSRKKVAAEPSKTSSSYLNMTPTQSKPPPVEEDYLPMSPITPSGTKLDPMFEEEALLLPRDVPSTKSGDKCPTIILRTPAFQHRDLLQVRRILVENRHLKIRCTPAPRPSRQLTCRHSNPFSARA, from the exons ATGGCCAAGAAGATCGGATTCATCATCGAAG GACGCAGTGATCTGCTCGTCGTTTTGGTCTTGTTGCTCTGGTCGACGGCTTCGCGGAGTTCCAATGTCTCAACGACGACTGAAACTGTGCCGACGACAATTGAAACAACgtcaacagcaacaacatcTGTGCTAACAACGCCAACGCCGCCTTGGACAATGCCTGCGCAACGAG tGCCTAGTCAACCGCCAACTAATTTAACAGTCACCCCTATCGATCCTTGTTTTATCTTGTGGAAAAATTGCGGTCTGAGCAAACTTCGTGTTGAGTGGGATCCTCCTCCTGCGGAAGATCGCAATGGAATTATCATTCTTTATGAAATTTACTACATTGGAGCAGAGTTTGATACGGAACTTCATACAGCTAATGTGAGCGGAAACGTTTATTCAATGACGCTATCTGACCTGGAAGAGTACgtaatttatgacgtcagaattcgGGCTTTTACCCACGTCGGTCCcagctctttctctttggtTCAGTCTGTTAGAACGTATGCAG CGCCGTCTGAAAGTCCAACgaatatttcttttctaaacGTCACTTCGAATTCCAGCATAAATGGTTTGTCTGGTCTCAAATTAACCTGGTCTCTTTCTCCAAGGGACGTCAATGGATTCTTTGTTCGAATAGAAATACTCTATGAGTGTTCCCACGCGACCTATGATTATGAGGTGTATAAAACGATATGTGCTTGTAATTGGGATAGTGGCAAGAAATTGGTGACAAACGGAACAGAATTTGTGTTAAACTTAAAAAG CTACGCGTGGTATGAAATTCATTTGTGGACGATAACGAAAACTGGGCCAACCGGACAAACGATGCGGAGCGATTGGGAAAAGCACGTTGTCCTAACCGCTGAAAACA GGCCAGGTAGCGCTCCTCAAAACCTGTCTGTTGCTAAATCACCCGGAAGAAGGGAGCTATTCATAACGTGGAAGGAATTGCCGTGTAAGGAAGTTCACGGCACATTGCAGAAGTATGTAATTTATTATCAACGGGAAGACAAGCCTTTGAACGTCTCAATCtcaatttctccttcgtcaAAT AATTACACTCTTTCGAATTTGGAGTTCTTCACCGAGTACTCAGTATGGATGCAAGCATTTACAGGCGCCGGTGGTGGGCCTCTCACGGATGTCGTTCAAAATCGAACAGACGGAC CTGCGGCTGTGATTCACACTTGCGAAGCTCTTCAGGGAAATCAAGGCAAAGTGAAGGCGATTCGATTAAATTACACGGACGTTTCTATGTCGGACTGGCGCGGTGAACGTCGAGGATACCGTGTCAATTTGTTCAAGGGAAACAAAGCGGGCATTGGGCAAGTCTTTAGTGATACCAAGTACGTCGGGCAATCGGTCGGTGGATCAGATACCTTGGAGGTTGATGAGTCTACGATTGACTTCGACCAGTGGTACACGGTAACTATGAAAGCTGAAAGTCGCGCTGATTGCGGCCAAACGACCGTCGGTCCGAGCAGCAATCCTTGCCAGTTCCTTATTCCGAGTACGTCTGAACCACGAGGCAAAG GGAGTATGTCAATGGTCATTGCCGTAGCTCTTTTTGTAGCCGTACTGGTACTAATCGTACTCGTGATTGTCATAATCTGCGtgcgaaagagacgtcgtcatgcAAATTTGGAAGTTATTCAACTACAGGAGTTGCAGAACCAACAGTACGACGCCTCCGGAGGAGCTCACTGGCTCATGACGTGGCCAACGTACGACGAATTCCAATTCAGCAAGGATCGACccaaaatcgaagacgaactcgGCGAAGGTCATTTCGGAAAAGTCTACTCCGCCTGGGCCACGGGAATCGTCAAAGACGAAGATAAAACGCGAGTCGCCGTAAAAACGATGGAGCGAGGATCGTCGCAGGAAACGGCCGAAGATTTCcgaaaggaaatggaaatcaTGATGTACTTCGACCATCCGAACATCGTCCGTCTTCTGGGAATCTGCACGCACGACGAACCACTCTATCTCATCACGGAACTGATGAAACACGGCGATTTGAAGGACTACATTCGAAAAGCTCGTCCCAACGAGATGCATCCGCGTCCTCTTCTCTCGATCGCGCAACtggtcgacgtcgccgctcagGCGGCATCCGGCGTCGCCTATCTCGCATCGCGCAAGTTCGTTCATCGCGACATCGCGGCGCGAAactgtctcgtcggcgaaaacgacaatCAATTGTCGGTGAAAATCTCCGACTTTTGTATGGCAAGAGACATGTATCAAGGAGAGTATTATCGTCGCAGAGGCGGCACGTTGCCGATTCGATGGATGGCGCCGGAAACGATCGCCTACGGGAAATACACGGTCGAATCGGACGTCTGGTCACTAAGCGTTCTTTTATGGGAGATTTTCGCACTTGGCTATAAACCGTATTtcggtcgcgacgacgtgatCGGCGGCATTCTTCAGGGTAGCTTGACTTTGGAGTGTCCGCCACTGTGTCCCCGGTCCGTGTTCCAGCTGATGCTTCGCTGTTGGGAGAGGAATCCGTCCGAAAGAATTCAGTCAGGCGACGTGGCCAACGCTTTGCAAGATATGAGAGATTTGTGCGACGATGGCAGCGAAGGGGTTTACGACCTCGCGTTGGATCAAAGGTACGTGTCTAGGAAGAAAGTCGCCGCCGAGCCGAGCAAGACGTCTTCGAGTTATTTAAATATGACGCCGACCCAATCGAAGCCGCCACCCGTTGAAGAGGATTACCTGCCAATGAGTCCTATCACTCCTTCTGGCACCAAATTGGATCCCatgtttgaagaagaagctctATTATTGCCTCGCGATGTTCCTTCGACGAAAAGTGGTGATAAATGTCCTACGATAATCCTTCGTACACCGGCATTCCAACATCGGGACCTGTTACAGGTAAGAAGGATCCTAGTGGAGAATAGGCATTTGAAAATCCGTTGTACACCGGCGCCTCGTCCGAGCCGACAACTTACCTGTAGGCACAGCAACCCTTTCAGTGCACGCGCATAA
- the LOC136199642 gene encoding uncharacterized protein isoform X2, whose product MAKKIGFIIEGRSDLLVVLVLLLWSTASRSSNVSTTTETVPTTIETTSTATTSVLTTPTPPWTMPAQRVPSQPPTNLTVTPIDPCFILWKNCGLSKLRVEWDPPPAEDRNGIIILYEIYYIGAEFDTELHTANVSGNVYSMTLSDLEEYVIYDVRIRAFTHVGPSSFSLVQSVRTYAAPSESPTNISFLNVTSNSSINEILYECSHATYDYEVYKTICACNWDSGKKLVTNGTEFVLNLKSYAWYEIHLWTITKTGPTGQTMRSDWEKHVVLTAENRPGSAPQNLSVAKSPGRRELFITWKELPCKEVHGTLQKYVIYYQREDKPLNVSISISPSSNNYTLSNLEFFTEYSVWMQAFTGAGGGPLTDVVQNRTDGPAAVIHTCEALQGNQGKVKAIRLNYTDVSMSDWRGERRGYRVNLFKGNKAGIGQVFSDTKYVGQSVGGSDTLEVDESTIDFDQWYTVTMKAESRADCGQTTVGPSSNPCQFLIPSTSEPRGKGSMSMVIAVALFVAVLVLIVLVIVIICVRKRRRHANLEVIQLQELQNQQYDASGGAHWLMTWPTYDEFQFSKDRPKIEDELGEGHFGKVYSAWATGIVKDEDKTRVAVKTMERGSSQETAEDFRKEMEIMMYFDHPNIVRLLGICTHDEPLYLITELMKHGDLKDYIRKARPNEMHPRPLLSIAQLVDVAAQAASGVAYLASRKFVHRDIAARNCLVGENDNQLSVKISDFCMARDMYQGEYYRRRGGTLPIRWMAPETIAYGKYTVESDVWSLSVLLWEIFALGYKPYFGRDDVIGGILQGSLTLECPPLCPRSVFQLMLRCWERNPSERIQSGDVANALQDMRDLCDDGSEGVYDLALDQRYVSRKKVAAEPSKTSSSYLNMTPTQSKPPPVEEDYLPMSPITPSGTKLDPMFEEEALLLPRDVPSTKSGDKCPTIILRTPAFQHRDLLQVRRILVENRHLKIRCTPAPRPSRQLTCRHSNPFSARA is encoded by the exons ATGGCCAAGAAGATCGGATTCATCATCGAAG GACGCAGTGATCTGCTCGTCGTTTTGGTCTTGTTGCTCTGGTCGACGGCTTCGCGGAGTTCCAATGTCTCAACGACGACTGAAACTGTGCCGACGACAATTGAAACAACgtcaacagcaacaacatcTGTGCTAACAACGCCAACGCCGCCTTGGACAATGCCTGCGCAACGAG tGCCTAGTCAACCGCCAACTAATTTAACAGTCACCCCTATCGATCCTTGTTTTATCTTGTGGAAAAATTGCGGTCTGAGCAAACTTCGTGTTGAGTGGGATCCTCCTCCTGCGGAAGATCGCAATGGAATTATCATTCTTTATGAAATTTACTACATTGGAGCAGAGTTTGATACGGAACTTCATACAGCTAATGTGAGCGGAAACGTTTATTCAATGACGCTATCTGACCTGGAAGAGTACgtaatttatgacgtcagaattcgGGCTTTTACCCACGTCGGTCCcagctctttctctttggtTCAGTCTGTTAGAACGTATGCAG CGCCGTCTGAAAGTCCAACgaatatttcttttctaaacGTCACTTCGAATTCCAGCATAAATG AAATACTCTATGAGTGTTCCCACGCGACCTATGATTATGAGGTGTATAAAACGATATGTGCTTGTAATTGGGATAGTGGCAAGAAATTGGTGACAAACGGAACAGAATTTGTGTTAAACTTAAAAAG CTACGCGTGGTATGAAATTCATTTGTGGACGATAACGAAAACTGGGCCAACCGGACAAACGATGCGGAGCGATTGGGAAAAGCACGTTGTCCTAACCGCTGAAAACA GGCCAGGTAGCGCTCCTCAAAACCTGTCTGTTGCTAAATCACCCGGAAGAAGGGAGCTATTCATAACGTGGAAGGAATTGCCGTGTAAGGAAGTTCACGGCACATTGCAGAAGTATGTAATTTATTATCAACGGGAAGACAAGCCTTTGAACGTCTCAATCtcaatttctccttcgtcaAAT AATTACACTCTTTCGAATTTGGAGTTCTTCACCGAGTACTCAGTATGGATGCAAGCATTTACAGGCGCCGGTGGTGGGCCTCTCACGGATGTCGTTCAAAATCGAACAGACGGAC CTGCGGCTGTGATTCACACTTGCGAAGCTCTTCAGGGAAATCAAGGCAAAGTGAAGGCGATTCGATTAAATTACACGGACGTTTCTATGTCGGACTGGCGCGGTGAACGTCGAGGATACCGTGTCAATTTGTTCAAGGGAAACAAAGCGGGCATTGGGCAAGTCTTTAGTGATACCAAGTACGTCGGGCAATCGGTCGGTGGATCAGATACCTTGGAGGTTGATGAGTCTACGATTGACTTCGACCAGTGGTACACGGTAACTATGAAAGCTGAAAGTCGCGCTGATTGCGGCCAAACGACCGTCGGTCCGAGCAGCAATCCTTGCCAGTTCCTTATTCCGAGTACGTCTGAACCACGAGGCAAAG GGAGTATGTCAATGGTCATTGCCGTAGCTCTTTTTGTAGCCGTACTGGTACTAATCGTACTCGTGATTGTCATAATCTGCGtgcgaaagagacgtcgtcatgcAAATTTGGAAGTTATTCAACTACAGGAGTTGCAGAACCAACAGTACGACGCCTCCGGAGGAGCTCACTGGCTCATGACGTGGCCAACGTACGACGAATTCCAATTCAGCAAGGATCGACccaaaatcgaagacgaactcgGCGAAGGTCATTTCGGAAAAGTCTACTCCGCCTGGGCCACGGGAATCGTCAAAGACGAAGATAAAACGCGAGTCGCCGTAAAAACGATGGAGCGAGGATCGTCGCAGGAAACGGCCGAAGATTTCcgaaaggaaatggaaatcaTGATGTACTTCGACCATCCGAACATCGTCCGTCTTCTGGGAATCTGCACGCACGACGAACCACTCTATCTCATCACGGAACTGATGAAACACGGCGATTTGAAGGACTACATTCGAAAAGCTCGTCCCAACGAGATGCATCCGCGTCCTCTTCTCTCGATCGCGCAACtggtcgacgtcgccgctcagGCGGCATCCGGCGTCGCCTATCTCGCATCGCGCAAGTTCGTTCATCGCGACATCGCGGCGCGAAactgtctcgtcggcgaaaacgacaatCAATTGTCGGTGAAAATCTCCGACTTTTGTATGGCAAGAGACATGTATCAAGGAGAGTATTATCGTCGCAGAGGCGGCACGTTGCCGATTCGATGGATGGCGCCGGAAACGATCGCCTACGGGAAATACACGGTCGAATCGGACGTCTGGTCACTAAGCGTTCTTTTATGGGAGATTTTCGCACTTGGCTATAAACCGTATTtcggtcgcgacgacgtgatCGGCGGCATTCTTCAGGGTAGCTTGACTTTGGAGTGTCCGCCACTGTGTCCCCGGTCCGTGTTCCAGCTGATGCTTCGCTGTTGGGAGAGGAATCCGTCCGAAAGAATTCAGTCAGGCGACGTGGCCAACGCTTTGCAAGATATGAGAGATTTGTGCGACGATGGCAGCGAAGGGGTTTACGACCTCGCGTTGGATCAAAGGTACGTGTCTAGGAAGAAAGTCGCCGCCGAGCCGAGCAAGACGTCTTCGAGTTATTTAAATATGACGCCGACCCAATCGAAGCCGCCACCCGTTGAAGAGGATTACCTGCCAATGAGTCCTATCACTCCTTCTGGCACCAAATTGGATCCCatgtttgaagaagaagctctATTATTGCCTCGCGATGTTCCTTCGACGAAAAGTGGTGATAAATGTCCTACGATAATCCTTCGTACACCGGCATTCCAACATCGGGACCTGTTACAGGTAAGAAGGATCCTAGTGGAGAATAGGCATTTGAAAATCCGTTGTACACCGGCGCCTCGTCCGAGCCGACAACTTACCTGTAGGCACAGCAACCCTTTCAGTGCACGCGCATAA